The segment TCTCGCGCCGCAAGGGGCCGAGCAGGCCATGGCGTTCACCGCCGACGTCGAGGCGGCCGGGAAGACCGTGCCCGTCAAGGTGGTCGTCTTCCGCAAGGGGACCACCGTCGGCTGGCTCAGCGCCACCGGCGCCCCCGGGAAGAAACTCACCTTCCCCGCCAAGGTGTTCGAGGCACAGCTCGTCAAGCTCGCCTGAGACCTGAGACCACCGCGCCGCCCCCGGAATGCGCTACCAGCGTTCCGGGGGCGGCGCCGTCAGATGGTCGACCAGCCGGGCGACCCGGTCGCGGAAGGCTCGGCGGCCGCGGGGCGGGAGCGGGTTGCCGTTCTCGCCCGCCGCCGCGCTCACCAGATGCTGGACGGTGTCCAGGTCGATCTCGTCCGTGGCCGGGTCGACCGTGAGGGACTCATGGGCCAGTCCCCGCACCTCCCGGTCGCCGCCGTCCAGCGTGAACAGGGTCGCCCCCGCCCGGCGGGCCGAGTCGAGATGGGTGAGGAGCCGCTCCCCGGGCCGGCCGGGCGCGACCACCAGCAGGGTCTCGCCGCGGCGGGCGGCCCGCAGCCGGGCCGGGCCCACGGCCAGATGCGAGGGGTCGCCGGGCCGGACGCGGTGGCGGACGAGGGTGGGGGCGAGTTCCGGGCGGCCGGACCAGGCGGCCTCGTCGACCAGATGCGCGGCCAGATGCCACGGCTCGTACTCCGCCGTGCCGACCAGCAGCAGCCCTCCCCCGCGCGGGGTGACCGATGTGCGCAGGGCGCCCGCGAACCGCCGGGCCGCGCCCGGCCATTCCGTATCCGCCAGGACCTCGCGCAGCAGCGCGACCCTCATCGCATCCATGCCCCCGCATGCTGGACCAGGTCCGATGTGCGGATGGCGGGTATCACCCCGGCTCACCCGTACGAGGGTCGCCTACCTACGAGTAGGGTCGGCCGCATGACTTCCACTGACAGCAGCAGCACCGCCCCCACCGGTTCGAAGCCCGCCCCCAAGGACCCCTGGGAGCTGCCCGATGTGTCGGGCCTCGTCGTGGGTGTTCTCGGCGGCACCGGTGACCAGGGGCGGGGGCTGGCCTACCGGTTCGCCCGGGCCGGGCAGAAGGTGATCATCGGCTCGCGGGCGGCGGAGCGCGCCGAGGCCGCGGCGGCCGAGCTGGGGCTCGGGGTCGAGGGCGCGGACAACGCGGAGTGCGCCCGCCGCAGCGATGTGGTGATCGTGGCGGTGCCGTGGGACGGGCACGCGAAGACGCTGGAGTCGCTCCGCGCCGAACTGGCGGGGAAGCTGGTGATCGACTGCGTCAATCCGCTGGGCTTCGACAAGAAGGGCGCCTACGCGCTGAAGCCGGCGGAGGGCAGCGCGGCGGAGCAGGCCGCGGCCCTGCTGCCGGAGTCGCGGGTGACGGCCGCGTTCCACCATCTCTCCGCGAGCCTCCTCCAGGACACCTCGCTCGACGAGATCGACACGGATGTGCTGGTGCTGGGCGAGTCCCGGGCGGACACGGACCTCGTACAGGCCCTGACGGCGCGGCTGGCGGGGATGCGCGGGGTCTTCGCCGGGCGGCTGCGCAACGCCCATCAGGTGGAGGCGCTGGTCGCCAATCTGATCTCGGTGAACCGCCGCTACAAGTCGCACGCGGGGCTGCGGATCACCGACGTCTGAGCCCGCACCGGCCGGCGGGCCGGTGGGGCCGGTGGGCCGGTGGGGCCGGTGGGCCGGTGGGGCCGGTGGGCCGGTGGGGCCGGTGGGGCATGCCGCCGTGCGGGCCCGGCGCGGGCATGGGGGACACTGGATCCGGCGGCCCGGAGGGGCGGCCCGGCGGACGACGCGTCTCCGGGCCGTACATCCACTGCCGCCGCCAGTCCCCCGTCGTCAGTCCGCCGTCGTCAGTCCGCGGCCGGGCCCCCGCCCGGCCGGCCGATCAGGAGCCGCGTCCCATGCCCCGCCTCGCCGTCTACTCGCTCGCCGTCTGTCTGCTCGCCGTGGCCGCCGCGGTGGTCTCCTTCGTCCAGGGGATGTGGCTCGGGATCGTCTGGGTGCTGCTGGCCGGGCTGGCGTCCAATATGACCTGGTACTACTTCCGGCGCGGCAAGGTCGAGCGGGCGCAGCGCGCGGCGGGCTGACCGCCGGGCGCGAGGCCCACCCCCGGCCGCCGAAATTCGGTTGCCCTCGGCACCGGTCACGGCGGACCATGACGCGTTGTGCCCAAGCTCTCCGCGATACTTCCCGATCTCTCGCCCTGGCGTTCCTCGCGCGATTTCCGTCTGCTGTGGACCCAGGGTCTGATCACCTACTTCGGCAGCTTCATGGCGATGATCGCGCTGCCGCTCCAGATCAAGGACCTGACCGAGTCCCCGGTCGCGGTGGGCGCGATGGGGGCGGTCGAGCTGGTGCCGCTGATGGTCTTCGGACTGTACGGCGGGGCGCTGGCGGATGCCCTGGACCGGCGGAAGCTGATCCTGTGGACGGAGGCGGGGCTCGGGGCGCTGGCGCTGATCCTGCTGGTCAACGCGCTGCTGCCGGAACCGCTGCTCTGGCCGTTGTACGTGGTCGCGGCCGGGGTTTCGGCGATGGCCGGGCTTCAGCGCCCGGCGCTCGACTCGCTGATCGCCCGGATCGTGCCGCACGACCAGCTGACGGCGGCCGCCGCGCTCAACGCTCTGCGCTGGCAGGCGGGGGCGATCGTGGGCCCGTCGGTGGCGGGTGTGGTGGTGGCGTACGCGGGCCATCCGGCGGCGTACGGGGTCACGGTCGTGACCTTCGCCGTCTCGGTACTGCTCTGCCGGCGGCTGACACCGTCCCCGGCGGCTCGTGAGGCGGCGAAGCCGTCGCTGCGGGGCATCGCGGAGGGTGCCCGTTATGCCTGGTCGCGGCCGGTGCTGCTGGGGACGTACGCGATCGATCTGGCGGCGATGGTGATCTCGGCGCCGATGGCCGTCCTGCCGTTCCTGGCGGACGAGCTGGACGCGGAGTGGTCGCTGGGGCTGATGTACGCGGCGATCGGTCTGGGCTCGGTGGTCCTCAGTCTGACCAGCGGCTGGACGTCGAAGGTTCGGCGGCACGGGCTGCTGGTGGTGTTCGGCACGGCGGGCTGGGGGGTGGGAATCGCGGGCGCGGGTCTGGTGGACAACGTCTGGCTGGTGCTGGTGTTCCTGGCGGTGGCGGGCGCGGCGGACATGCTCAGCGGTCTGGCCCGCTCCACGATCTGGAACCAGACGATCCCGGACGGGCTGCGGGGCCGGCTGGCGGGCATAGAAGTGCTGTCGTACAGCGTGGGGCCGCAGCTGGGTCAGGTCCGGGCCGGGGCGCACGCGGGCTGGTCGGGCACCCGTCCGGCGATCTGGGCGGGCGGGGTGGCCTGTGTGGCGGTCGTCGGCCTGCTGGCGGCGGCCCTGCCGAAGCTGGTGCGCTACGACGCCTCGACGGACGAGGACGCCCGGTCCCGCCGTGCGGAGAAGGAGGCCGCGGACGGCTCCAGGGCGCAGGCCCCGCAGCCGTAGCCCGTCCCGGCCGGCGGTGCGGCGTTACGGTGCGGAGCCCCGCACTCGGGACGCGTACGGTGCGGAGCCCCGTACCCGGGACGCGCGCGCCCCGTCACGTACCCGATGTGTCCCCGTCGCCGTCCCGGCCCGGCTTGTCGTGCCAGCGCGGGTCCGTCTCCCACTCCAGATTCCGCTCCCGGGCGGTCTCCATCGCGTGCTCCGCCTCCTTGCGGGTGGCGTACGGGCCGAAGCGGTCCTTCGCCGGGCACTCGGGGCCCTCCTCGACCTTCTGGTGCTTCAGGCAGTAGTACCACTCGCCGGGCTTCCCGGCCTGCCGCCGCTTGAACAGGGCCATCGTTGTCTCCGTCCGTCGTGGCCGTACGGGACCATGCTGCCCCACCCCCGCTGGTTAGACTCGCTGATATGTCTGGCCAGTCGCTGCTCGTGCCCGGGGTGCTGTCCCCCACCCGTTCCGTTCCCGCCGCCGTCGCGCGCCCCGAGTACGTCGGGAAACCGGCGCCCACTCCTTATACGGGATCCGAGGTGCAGACCCCGGAGACCGTGGAGCGCATGCGGATCGCGGGGCGCATCGCCGCGCAGGCGATGGAGGAGGCGGCGAAGCTCATCGCGCCGGGGGTGACCACGGACGAACTGGACCGGGTCGCGCACGAGTTCCTGCTCGACCACGGGGCGTACCCCTCCACCCTCGGCTACCGCGGTTTCCCGAAGTCGCTGTGCACCTCGGTGAACGAGGTGATCTGCCACGGCATCCCGGACTCCACGGTGCTGCGGGACGGCGACATCGTGAACCTGGATGTGACGGCGTTCATCGGCGGGGTCCACGGCGACAACAACGCCACCTATCTCTGCGGCGATGTGGACGAGGAGTCCCGGCTGCTGGTGGAGCGGACCCGGGAATCGCTGAACCGGGCGATCAAGGCGGTGAAGCCGGGGCGGCAGATCAATGTGATCGGGCGGGTCATCGAGTCGTACGCCAAGCGGTTCGGTTACGGCGTGGTCCGCGACTTCACGGGCCATGGGATCAACACCTCGTTCCACTCCGGTCTGGTCGTTCCGCACTACGACGCCCCGCACGCGACAACGGTGATGCAGCCGGGGATGACGTTCACCATCGAGCCGATGCTGACGCTGGGGACGCACGAGTACGACCTCTGGGAAGACGGCTGGACGGTGGTGACCAAGGACCGGAAGCGGACCGCCCAGTTCGAGCACACGCTGGTGGTCACGGAGACCGGGGCGGAGATTCTCACGCTGCCGTGAGCGGCCGGGACACAGAGTCACCGGTCCGCGGGGTGGCGGGCAGATTTACCGACAGGGCGTCGGGAAGGTGTTGACTTAGGTAAGCCTAAGTAGGGAGAATCGAACTGGCAACAGGCGTGACCGACTGCTGGCGTTTTGTTCTGCCGTCAGTCGTTTGCGCCGTATGCCGCACTTCTTCCCCTTGCCCTCCCGGAGGACCGCTTTGGACACCACCGCAGCCACCCCCGGCACGCCTTTCTCCCAGCTGCTCCGCTCCACCACGCACGACAAGCACGACGAGGCGAACGCCTCGCCCTTCATCGGCCGGCTGCTGGCGGGCGGGCTGGGGATCGGCGCGTACGCCCACTACACCGAGCAGCTCTGGTACGTCTACCAGGCGCTGGAGAAGGCCGGTGAGGCACTGCGGAACGACCCCGTCGCGGGGCCCTTCGTCCGGGACGAGCTGCTGCGCACCGCCGAACTGGAGCGCGATCTGACGTTTCTGCGGGGCGAGGGCTGGCGCGACGAGGTGACCCCGCTGCCCGCCACGGCGGCGTATGTCGCCCGGGTCGAGGAGTGCGCCCGCACCTGGCCCGCCGGGTTCGTCGCCCACCACTACACCCGCTATCTGGGGGACCTGTCCGGCGGCCAGGTCATCCGGGACCAGGCGGAGAAGACCTGGGGCTTCCCCCGCAAGGGCGACGGTGTGCGGTTCTACGTCTTCGAGCGGATATCCAACCCGGCGGCCTTCAAGCGGACCTACCGCGAACTGCTGGACACGGTGAACGCGGACGATCTGGAGAAGCAGCGGATCGTGGACGAGTGCCGGCGGGCCTTCGACTTCAACAGCGCGGTGTTCTGGGAGCTGAACGAGGCATATCCGGTCAGTGCCTGAGCACGGGCCGGTGCGGTACGCCGGAGGCCGGGGACCCCACATCGGGTCCCCGGCCTCCGGCGTGTGCGCGTCCTCAGGTGCGCGTCCTCAGGTCATCAGCCGCAGCGCGTCGGTGACGCTCAGCCTGCGCGCGGGCACCGGCGCCGGCGGGGGTACGGGGGTGAGGAGCCGGGCCTGGGAGATCAGCCGGACCCGGCCGCCGATCTCCACCTCGCCGTCGGGGCCGGGGGCGGTGAGGATCTGCGAGCCCCGGCCCTGGGTGATGTTCAGGGCCCGGCCGAGCCGGTCGGTCAGCAACAGCGCGCCGCTGCCGCTCGCTTCGTCCTCCGCGGTGGTGCTCTCCGTGCCGGGGGCCGGGCCGATGCCGTGGGCTCCGGCCGCGTCGGCGCCGGGGAAGGCCCGGGCCCTGATCCGGCCCGCCCGCTCGTCCTCCCAGGCCCAGGCGTAGCGCGGGGTCCCGCCGGGCGGCGGGACGGGCAGCGCGTCGACCTCTTCCGGGCTCGCGTACCACTCCAGTGTGTACGGCGGCGCCCACGCGGCGCGGACGGTGATCCAGGTGAACTCGCCGTCGCCGCGGGTCCACACGGTTCCGGCGGGCGGGTTCAGCTCCTCCAGGTCGAGGAGCCAGCCGGCGCCGACGAGGGCGTGCGGGGCGAAGGGGAGCCGGGCGCCGGGCGCGTGGAGGTCGAGGACACCGCGCTCCGGGTCGTCGACGAAAACGGTGTCGCCGCCGCCGCTGCCGCCCGCCAGGGCCCGGCGGGAGGCCGGATCGCGGTAGGGGCGGGGATCGCGTACGACGGACAGGGCGCTGCCGTGCCGGCCGTCGGCGGCACAGAAGACGCGCAGGACGTCGAGCTGTTGGCGTTCGTTCACCCGGGCATTGAAGCACCGGTGACCGGTGTACGTGCCCGGTGTCCCGAATCCGTCACCAACGCCACACGGACGGCGGGCGGGCGGCGGGCCTCCCGGCAGGACAGCGGGGCGGCGACGGCCGTCGGTTCCGTCGCCGCCCCGCCGGTCGGTCAGGAGGCCTGCTTGCGGCGACGCGTCACGAAGACCGCGCCCGCGCCGACGGCCGCGATGCCCGCGGCCGCGGCGAGCAGTCCGGTGGTCGGGGCCCCGGCGCCGGTGGCGGCGAGGGAGCCGTCCGTGGAACCGCCCGTGGAACCACCGGTCGAGCCGCCGCCCACGGAGCCTCCGGTGGTACCGCCCGTGGCGCCGCCGGTCGTACCGCCGCCGGTCGCCGAACCCCCGCCGGTGGAACCAGTGGAACCACCGGAGGAACCGCCGG is part of the Streptomyces qinzhouensis genome and harbors:
- the npdG gene encoding NADPH-dependent F420 reductase encodes the protein MTSTDSSSTAPTGSKPAPKDPWELPDVSGLVVGVLGGTGDQGRGLAYRFARAGQKVIIGSRAAERAEAAAAELGLGVEGADNAECARRSDVVIVAVPWDGHAKTLESLRAELAGKLVIDCVNPLGFDKKGAYALKPAEGSAAEQAAALLPESRVTAAFHHLSASLLQDTSLDEIDTDVLVLGESRADTDLVQALTARLAGMRGVFAGRLRNAHQVEALVANLISVNRRYKSHAGLRITDV
- a CDS encoding MFS transporter, with translation MPKLSAILPDLSPWRSSRDFRLLWTQGLITYFGSFMAMIALPLQIKDLTESPVAVGAMGAVELVPLMVFGLYGGALADALDRRKLILWTEAGLGALALILLVNALLPEPLLWPLYVVAAGVSAMAGLQRPALDSLIARIVPHDQLTAAAALNALRWQAGAIVGPSVAGVVVAYAGHPAAYGVTVVTFAVSVLLCRRLTPSPAAREAAKPSLRGIAEGARYAWSRPVLLGTYAIDLAAMVISAPMAVLPFLADELDAEWSLGLMYAAIGLGSVVLSLTSGWTSKVRRHGLLVVFGTAGWGVGIAGAGLVDNVWLVLVFLAVAGAADMLSGLARSTIWNQTIPDGLRGRLAGIEVLSYSVGPQLGQVRAGAHAGWSGTRPAIWAGGVACVAVVGLLAAALPKLVRYDASTDEDARSRRAEKEAADGSRAQAPQP
- the map gene encoding type I methionyl aminopeptidase, whose amino-acid sequence is MSGQSLLVPGVLSPTRSVPAAVARPEYVGKPAPTPYTGSEVQTPETVERMRIAGRIAAQAMEEAAKLIAPGVTTDELDRVAHEFLLDHGAYPSTLGYRGFPKSLCTSVNEVICHGIPDSTVLRDGDIVNLDVTAFIGGVHGDNNATYLCGDVDEESRLLVERTRESLNRAIKAVKPGRQINVIGRVIESYAKRFGYGVVRDFTGHGINTSFHSGLVVPHYDAPHATTVMQPGMTFTIEPMLTLGTHEYDLWEDGWTVVTKDRKRTAQFEHTLVVTETGAEILTLP
- a CDS encoding heme oxygenase (biliverdin-producing), which codes for MDTTAATPGTPFSQLLRSTTHDKHDEANASPFIGRLLAGGLGIGAYAHYTEQLWYVYQALEKAGEALRNDPVAGPFVRDELLRTAELERDLTFLRGEGWRDEVTPLPATAAYVARVEECARTWPAGFVAHHYTRYLGDLSGGQVIRDQAEKTWGFPRKGDGVRFYVFERISNPAAFKRTYRELLDTVNADDLEKQRIVDECRRAFDFNSAVFWELNEAYPVSA
- a CDS encoding PhzF family phenazine biosynthesis protein produces the protein MNERQQLDVLRVFCAADGRHGSALSVVRDPRPYRDPASRRALAGGSGGGDTVFVDDPERGVLDLHAPGARLPFAPHALVGAGWLLDLEELNPPAGTVWTRGDGEFTWITVRAAWAPPYTLEWYASPEEVDALPVPPPGGTPRYAWAWEDERAGRIRARAFPGADAAGAHGIGPAPGTESTTAEDEASGSGALLLTDRLGRALNITQGRGSQILTAPGPDGEVEIGGRVRLISQARLLTPVPPPAPVPARRLSVTDALRLMT